The proteins below are encoded in one region of Limnochorda pilosa:
- a CDS encoding glycoside hydrolase family 13 protein, whose protein sequence is MTPLHRDAVLHRPELPYAYPGPGRSLVVRLRTGRGDAERVRVVYRDRYQPPSTDRARPMRRVGRDELFDYYQAELRVDPPRYRYWFVLDHPAGTLWYGEHGFFDDPPDQGAFEVPYVFDEDRIEAPEWWRDGVIYQIVPDRFAGPPEPPRSTPGEVLGWEDPPTHTGRYPGTLRGIREHLDHVEDLGANLLYLTPIFLSSAYHGYETTDYYQVDPHLGSLDDLKELVEAAHRRGMRVILDGVFNHCGPEFFAFQDVLEKGEASRYRDWFIVRRFPLQMYPEPTYETWASVARMPKLRTSNPEVQRYFVDVGRHWIREAGIDGWRLDVANEVSHGFWKVFRRGVREERPDAVLLGEIWHDPLPWLRGDELDSVTHYPFRRACLDFFALRRVGAARFDAQLARGRLSLPGPVHDALVTLLDSHDTARFRELAGGDSESQRLAVLFQMTYPGVPLVYYGDEVGLRGGEDPESRRPMVWDPDRWERELHQAYRRAIGLRREHPALRRGEVATFWVDAPAGGYLFGRRYEDERLAVALNNGFEELELDVPLPEGWARSEAAGAPDLLGGDPFRVEGGRLQGRLAPRSGAVLALP, encoded by the coding sequence GTGACTCCCCTGCACCGAGACGCGGTGCTTCATCGCCCCGAGCTTCCGTACGCCTACCCGGGGCCCGGCCGGTCCCTGGTGGTCCGGCTGAGGACGGGGCGGGGCGACGCGGAGCGGGTGCGGGTGGTCTACCGCGACCGCTACCAGCCGCCCAGCACCGACCGGGCGCGCCCCATGCGGCGGGTGGGCCGCGACGAGCTCTTCGACTACTACCAGGCGGAGCTCCGGGTGGACCCGCCCCGCTACCGCTACTGGTTCGTCCTGGATCACCCGGCGGGGACCCTCTGGTACGGCGAGCACGGCTTCTTCGACGACCCGCCGGACCAGGGCGCTTTCGAGGTGCCCTATGTTTTCGACGAGGACCGCATCGAAGCGCCGGAGTGGTGGCGCGACGGGGTGATCTACCAGATCGTCCCGGATCGGTTCGCCGGGCCCCCCGAGCCTCCCCGGAGCACCCCGGGTGAGGTCCTCGGCTGGGAGGATCCTCCCACCCACACGGGCCGTTACCCGGGCACCCTGCGGGGGATCCGCGAGCACCTGGACCACGTGGAGGACCTGGGGGCGAACCTGCTCTACCTCACCCCCATCTTCCTTTCCAGCGCGTATCATGGGTACGAGACCACCGACTACTACCAGGTGGACCCCCACCTGGGGAGCCTGGACGACCTGAAGGAGCTGGTGGAGGCCGCGCACCGCCGGGGCATGCGGGTGATCCTGGACGGCGTCTTCAACCACTGCGGCCCCGAGTTCTTCGCCTTCCAGGACGTGCTGGAGAAGGGCGAGGCCTCCCGCTACCGCGACTGGTTCATCGTCCGCCGCTTCCCGCTCCAGATGTACCCGGAGCCCACCTACGAGACGTGGGCGTCGGTGGCCCGGATGCCCAAGCTGCGCACCAGCAACCCGGAGGTGCAGCGCTACTTCGTGGACGTGGGGCGCCACTGGATACGGGAGGCGGGCATCGACGGCTGGCGGCTGGACGTGGCCAACGAGGTGAGCCACGGCTTCTGGAAGGTCTTTCGGAGGGGGGTCCGGGAGGAGCGGCCCGACGCGGTCCTGCTGGGGGAGATCTGGCACGACCCGCTTCCCTGGCTCCGGGGCGACGAGCTCGACTCGGTGACCCACTATCCCTTCCGGCGGGCCTGCCTGGACTTCTTCGCGCTCCGACGGGTGGGCGCCGCCCGCTTCGATGCCCAGCTCGCCAGGGGGAGGCTCTCGCTGCCGGGTCCCGTCCACGACGCCCTGGTGACCCTCCTGGACAGCCACGACACCGCCCGCTTCCGGGAGCTGGCCGGGGGCGACAGCGAGAGCCAGCGGTTGGCCGTCCTCTTCCAGATGACGTACCCAGGCGTCCCCCTGGTGTATTATGGGGACGAGGTGGGCTTGCGCGGTGGCGAGGACCCGGAGAGCCGGCGCCCCATGGTCTGGGACCCCGACCGCTGGGAGCGGGAGCTCCACCAGGCGTACCGGAGGGCGATCGGGCTTCGGCGCGAGCATCCTGCCCTCCGCCGGGGCGAGGTGGCGACCTTCTGGGTGGACGCGCCGGCGGGAGGGTACCTCTTCGGGCGCCGCTACGAGGATGAGCGCCTGGCCGTCGCCTTGAACAACGGCTTCGAGGAGCTGGAGCTGGACGTGCCGCTGCCCGAAGGATGGGCCCGGTCCGAGGCCGCCGGAGCGCCCGACCTGCTGGGAGGCGACCCCTTCCGGGTGGAGGGAGGCCGGCTGCAGGGGAGGCTCGCCCCCCGGAGCGGCGCGGTGCTGGCCCTACCGTGA